Proteins encoded by one window of Salicibibacter halophilus:
- a CDS encoding LamB/YcsF family protein gives MTTIDMNCDMGESFGVYKMGADEEILPYISSANIACGFHAGDPSTMRKTVRLAIENGAAIGAHPGLPDLMGFGRRHIDLLPEEAYDIVAYQVGALWGIVQSEGGRMRHVKAHGMLYNRATKEPELSEAIARAVYDIDPELILFGLAGGELLKAGKNMGLKTGSEVFADRTYQEDGTLTSRREANALIEDADQAANQVIRMIGEQKVRSQQGKDVDIHAETVCIHGDGAYALDFAKNVREKVENAGVQIQAIGG, from the coding sequence ATGACAACGATTGATATGAACTGTGACATGGGTGAAAGTTTTGGTGTTTATAAAATGGGGGCAGATGAAGAAATTCTTCCCTATATCTCTTCAGCCAATATCGCCTGTGGTTTTCACGCGGGTGACCCTTCCACAATGAGAAAAACGGTGCGGCTCGCCATCGAGAATGGCGCTGCCATTGGTGCACATCCGGGTCTTCCAGATCTCATGGGTTTCGGGAGGCGTCATATAGATCTTTTGCCTGAAGAAGCCTACGATATTGTTGCTTATCAAGTCGGTGCCTTGTGGGGGATTGTCCAATCCGAAGGTGGCCGGATGCGTCACGTGAAAGCACACGGAATGCTCTACAACCGAGCAACGAAAGAGCCTGAATTGTCCGAGGCAATCGCTCGGGCGGTCTATGATATTGATCCGGAGCTTATTCTTTTTGGCCTTGCCGGAGGAGAACTTCTCAAAGCCGGAAAAAACATGGGCTTAAAGACGGGGAGCGAAGTTTTCGCCGATCGGACATATCAGGAAGACGGGACATTAACTTCCCGGCGTGAAGCTAACGCTTTGATCGAAGATGCCGACCAAGCAGCCAATCAAGTCATTCGTATGATTGGCGAACAAAAAGTGCGCTCTCAGCAAGGAAAAGATGTGGACATACACGCAGAAACCGTATGTATACACGGGGACGGGGCATACGCCCTTGATTTCGCGAAAAATGTTCGTGAAAAGGTGGAAAATGCGGGGGTTCAAATACAGGCGATAGGGGGATGA
- a CDS encoding IS5 family transposase yields MYHHSEHQMLLPDDFFLPFGGRLNPDNRWVVLASLIPWWKVEEAYKETLKDLTQGNQAYSVRMALGALIIKEKLGTSDRETVEQMTENPYLQYFLGLPEFTETAPFDASTMTHFRKRISREMIDQVNAWIVEDQQSQKDSGDGDDDDDHRGTPSSSAPAEEKKKETDAAETHQGKLLIDATCAPAAITYPTDLKLLNEAREKLETMIDVLHEPFRGSRKKPRTYRNQARKSYLSIAKQKSPKRKKVRKAIRKQLGYVERDLNHLEKLSLQSGLDRLSRKQYGELFVIQELYRQQRQMYDSKTHRIEDRIVSIHQPHVRPIVRGKAHTNVEFGAKLSMSLVDGWAFLDNLQWDAYHEAADLPGAVEAYAQRAGVYPEAVLADKIYLTRENRKYCKERGIRLTGPKLGRPPKQESKEQKQIEKQDAAERNAIEGKFGEGKRTYGLGLIRACLRNTSETVISLQVLVMNLSKALREHSFFIFFMYLVQDVRCSEGSPKVA; encoded by the coding sequence ATGTATCACCATTCGGAACATCAAATGCTTTTACCCGATGACTTTTTTCTACCATTCGGTGGCCGATTGAACCCGGATAACCGTTGGGTCGTGCTGGCAAGCTTGATCCCGTGGTGGAAAGTAGAAGAAGCGTATAAGGAAACCCTCAAGGACCTGACACAAGGGAATCAAGCGTATTCGGTCCGAATGGCTCTGGGTGCCCTGATTATCAAAGAGAAACTAGGCACGAGTGACCGTGAAACCGTCGAACAGATGACCGAGAATCCGTACCTGCAATACTTCCTTGGCCTGCCTGAATTCACTGAAACAGCGCCTTTCGATGCTTCGACCATGACGCACTTTCGTAAACGTATATCCCGTGAGATGATCGATCAAGTCAATGCGTGGATCGTGGAAGACCAACAATCTCAAAAAGATAGTGGCGATGGCGATGACGATGATGATCATCGCGGAACGCCTTCATCTTCAGCGCCCGCTGAAGAAAAAAAGAAGGAGACAGACGCCGCGGAGACACATCAAGGAAAGCTCTTGATCGATGCCACGTGTGCACCTGCAGCTATCACCTACCCAACGGACTTGAAACTTTTGAATGAAGCCCGTGAAAAGCTGGAAACGATGATTGACGTGTTGCACGAACCATTCCGTGGAAGCCGGAAGAAACCTCGAACTTACCGGAACCAAGCTCGAAAGTCTTACCTGTCCATTGCCAAACAGAAAAGCCCGAAACGCAAGAAGGTACGGAAAGCGATTCGAAAGCAGCTAGGCTATGTGGAGCGAGATCTCAACCATCTGGAGAAACTGTCTCTTCAATCCGGACTCGACCGACTCAGCCGTAAACAGTACGGTGAACTCTTTGTCATCCAAGAATTGTATCGCCAACAAAGGCAGATGTATGATTCAAAGACCCACCGCATTGAGGATCGGATCGTTAGCATTCACCAACCTCATGTTCGGCCGATTGTTCGTGGAAAGGCCCATACGAACGTGGAGTTTGGCGCCAAGTTGTCCATGAGCCTGGTAGACGGATGGGCGTTTCTCGACAACTTGCAGTGGGATGCGTATCACGAAGCCGCTGATCTTCCTGGCGCCGTGGAAGCCTATGCGCAGCGCGCTGGCGTTTATCCCGAAGCTGTTTTGGCGGATAAGATTTATCTCACACGCGAGAACCGAAAGTACTGCAAGGAACGCGGGATTCGCCTAACGGGTCCCAAGCTGGGCCGTCCTCCCAAACAAGAATCCAAAGAACAAAAGCAGATCGAGAAGCAGGATGCCGCAGAACGAAATGCCATCGAAGGGAAATTCGGTGAAGGAAAGCGCACCTATGGCCTTGGTCTTATTCGAGCATGCCTTCGAAATACCAGTGAAACAGTGATTTCCCTCCAAGTGCTCGTCATGAATCTCTCGAAAGCCCTTCGGGAGCATTCTTTTTTTATTTTTTTCATGTATTTGGTTCAGGACGTTCGATGTTCAGAAGGCTCCCCCAAGGTTGCGTGA
- a CDS encoding NRAMP family divalent metal transporter: MTSKERNKFLRGAIFLMATSAIGPAFLTQTASFTQDYMASFAFAIVASLVIDIGVQLNIWRVISVSGQRGQEIANKVLPGLGYLVAGLIIFGGFAFNIGNLGGAGLGLNVLFDLPVEIGAIIITVFTIIIFSVRHFGRIMDVIVQIAGVVMILMTGYVMLNTDPPYTEALVQTIFPEENYVVLLLPLVTIVGGTVGGYISFAGGHRLVDAGITGKENVGFVSNASVLGILTTGVMRVFLFLMFLGVVTSGITLDENNPAATPFLYALGDVGYYMFGIVLTFAAISSVIGVAYTSISFLRSFHPIFEKYNGWFIAGFITISSLIFIAIGEPVTLLILAGAVNGMILPIVLTTILIASRKKSIVGDYRHPTWLLVFGAITVLFTIGASIIAFEEIVALWFN, encoded by the coding sequence ATGACCAGTAAGGAGCGTAATAAATTTTTACGCGGTGCCATTTTTTTAATGGCTACTTCAGCCATCGGACCGGCTTTCCTGACGCAAACGGCGTCCTTCACGCAAGATTATATGGCCAGTTTTGCATTCGCGATCGTGGCTTCGCTCGTCATTGATATTGGCGTGCAACTGAATATTTGGCGTGTCATTTCCGTATCAGGCCAGCGCGGCCAGGAGATCGCGAACAAAGTATTGCCTGGGTTAGGATATCTCGTTGCCGGCCTAATTATTTTCGGCGGATTTGCCTTTAACATTGGCAATCTGGGCGGAGCGGGACTCGGGTTAAACGTACTTTTCGACTTGCCGGTAGAAATAGGAGCCATTATTATTACGGTATTCACGATTATCATTTTTTCCGTCCGGCATTTTGGCCGCATTATGGATGTGATCGTGCAAATTGCCGGTGTGGTTATGATTCTTATGACCGGCTATGTTATGTTAAACACGGACCCTCCTTATACGGAGGCATTGGTACAAACAATCTTCCCCGAGGAGAATTACGTAGTGCTTCTTTTGCCGCTAGTGACGATTGTCGGCGGTACGGTCGGCGGTTATATTTCTTTTGCCGGCGGCCACCGGCTCGTAGACGCGGGGATTACCGGAAAGGAAAATGTCGGGTTTGTCAGCAATGCGTCAGTGTTGGGAATATTAACGACGGGCGTTATGCGTGTATTTCTCTTTTTAATGTTTTTGGGCGTCGTCACATCCGGTATTACTCTGGATGAAAATAACCCCGCCGCGACTCCATTTCTATACGCGCTTGGTGATGTTGGATACTACATGTTCGGGATTGTCTTGACGTTCGCTGCCATTAGTTCCGTCATCGGTGTGGCCTATACGAGCATTTCATTTTTACGTTCCTTTCATCCCATTTTCGAAAAATACAACGGCTGGTTTATTGCCGGTTTTATTACGATATCCTCTTTGATATTTATCGCGATTGGGGAGCCGGTCACACTCTTAATTCTCGCTGGTGCAGTTAATGGGATGATCTTGCCGATCGTACTTACGACGATTTTAATTGCCTCCCGAAAAAAATCCATTGTCGGCGATTATCGTCATCCGACTTGGCTTCTTGTTTTTGGAGCGATAACTGTTCTTTTTACGATTGGGGCAAGTATTATCGCTTTTGAAGAAATCGTGGCACTCTGGTTTAACTAA
- a CDS encoding putative hydro-lyase: MEKIRCGEMTSPTSGHAGGFTQANLVILKKDLAFEFLLFSQRNPKSCPVLDVSEAGSSVARKFAPEADLRMDVPKYHIYRDGKFAREVMDITEYWQDDMVAFLLGCSFTFEEALIANGIGMRHNDEGCNVPMYKTNIQTEPAGIFHGPMVVSMRPIPKDHVVRAVQVTSRFPDVHGAPIHIGDPAFIGISDLDEPDYGDAVSINENEVPVFWACGVTPQSVAMESKPELMITHAPGHMFITDVRNERLGVI; encoded by the coding sequence ATGGAAAAAATCCGGTGCGGAGAGATGACAAGTCCGACCTCTGGTCATGCCGGGGGATTTACCCAGGCCAATCTCGTTATTTTGAAAAAAGACCTCGCTTTTGAGTTTTTGCTGTTTAGCCAACGAAATCCAAAGTCATGTCCGGTGCTTGATGTGAGTGAAGCAGGGTCGTCGGTCGCGCGTAAATTCGCACCGGAAGCCGATTTGCGCATGGATGTGCCAAAGTATCACATATATAGAGATGGAAAATTTGCCCGGGAAGTTATGGATATTACCGAGTATTGGCAAGATGATATGGTCGCTTTCTTATTGGGATGCAGTTTTACATTTGAAGAAGCACTTATTGCTAATGGCATTGGAATGCGCCATAACGATGAAGGGTGCAATGTCCCGATGTACAAGACGAATATTCAAACGGAACCAGCCGGTATTTTTCACGGACCGATGGTCGTCAGTATGCGCCCGATACCGAAAGATCATGTCGTGCGGGCGGTCCAGGTGACCTCCCGTTTTCCGGATGTGCATGGGGCGCCGATACACATCGGTGACCCAGCCTTTATTGGGATTTCGGATTTGGACGAGCCCGATTACGGGGATGCCGTTTCTATTAATGAAAATGAAGTGCCGGTATTTTGGGCATGCGGTGTGACGCCGCAATCCGTGGCGATGGAGAGTAAACCGGAATTGATGATCACACACGCGCCGGGACATATGTTTATTACCGATGTAAGAAATGAAAGACTCGGCGTCATTTAG